The following DNA comes from Gadus chalcogrammus isolate NIFS_2021 chromosome 12, NIFS_Gcha_1.0, whole genome shotgun sequence.
caccgccgcaagtcgcagctgtaatcccgggcgtgaagagaagatcacaacgctgagtatttccatagtccatttgctgccgttttatttgcagctttaagcatttatttgcaatggttaggctacttgtttcgtttttttttaaactgttacaggccaTCCATCTCGGAGTTCAGatctccgagacggatggataataaaacgaaCCATTAGACTAGgcctgggcgatatatcgatatttaaaatatatcgatattatttctagggatgcaccgatccgcttttttcacctccgataccgataccgatatctgaggtttagtatcggccgataccgatccgataccgatatagaaaaacagcgcgaaattatggctacaaactgtaagtttcattgaggggaaaagactgggatcatgagACTTGAATTTTTGGAGGTGCTTTATAAGGTTTGTGGTATTAAAGCTAGAAGGTTTAGTACCACCCCGCGGGACATTTACTTTGCATATGTTGCATGTAGCCGTGGAGCTTGCTGGCTTAGGTAAAGTGAAATAGCTCCAGATAGCAGATCCTTTTGCTCGCTCCATTTTGCAATCACTGTAGGCTCCGCACGGCGTGTTGCTTGtttatgacgtcactcacagcgcacagcatagaaactgaatagatcagccaatagatagatagatacactttTATTAATCCCGTGAGAAAATTTTCGTGGGAAATTCAATTATCAAAGCAGCAAGGTAGTAGGAATAGGATTCAAGTATGTacataaacgtaaaaaaaaaaatatatatatatatatatatttttttttaaatatggatcggcccatttgtcaccgatacccgatctagaaatgtcttcaatatcggtaccgataccgatacaaatatcggatcggtgcatccctaattatTTCAATGGCGATATGGaacgagaccatatcgtcaaCGTCGATAATTAgatttgcgttgaaattaccGCACATTTGTTCCAACTTGTTCGAACCGCGCCTCCCGCCTGCTATTTTgtaactctgcttatgtctctcccgctctgcatccggctcacacacacacagtctctgccCTTCCACTCATGCCACTTTTTCAAATCGCGAAACTCCTCAGAGGAGCTTGTTTGTAAGCGAAAGACCAACGGCTCCAtagtatggaaatggtttggatataaggtgtctgacgaattacaaaatcacgtaatttgtaaagagtgcttaaaaactgtcgcaacCAAAGGGTCGAGCACTACAAACCTCTTCCATCACCTGCAGCAGCACCACAAGGCGCAATATGAAGAGTGCACAAAAATGCGTGCAGCGACCCAAAATGTTAATCTGTCACGCAGAACCCCGCATCAAATGTCTCTTAAAGCTTCGTTTACAAATGCGGTACCATACGATCGCTCAAGCGAGAGGTGGCGGGATATCACTTGGTCGGTGGCATACCACATCGCTAAAGACATGGGGCCTATATCGACCGTAGAGAAGCCTGGCTTCATTAAAATGGTTACTAAGCTGGATCCGAGATACACCTTGCCAAGTCGGCACCATTTCGCGAGAGAGGCCCTTCCAGCAATGTACAATGAAGTCAAAGACCGCCTAATTTCTCAGCTTGCAAAAGTAACAACCTACGCCCTCACCAGATATGTGGTCCAGTAGGAGGTGCGTGCGTGCCAAGGACTGGGAGCTGAGAAGTGCATGCCTGCAAACTAGCTATTTCCCGCAAGATCCCACCGGGGAGCACATCGCTGAAGCCTTGCAAGAGACCGTTTCAAGCTGGGTTCTCAAGCCATCGGGACTGGTGGCAGTGACTACGGACAACGGGAGTTCAACCTCTCAAAATTGTATATGGCAGTCCATAGGTTTATGGCAGCACATGATTTGAAAAAATATGGCCTTATAAGTATACTGTTACATATTCTTTATATTTATATGCCATATTTATCATTAACActgtaataataaatatagaacacaatataaaaaaatatagaataaaTTAAAGTTCATAGGTTCTCATTTCTGTATCAGATTAAAAACTATGACTTATAACATCATACAttagacatttatttaaaatgtgcttTGACTTTGTGTGGCAGGACACGCTATGAATGACCTCTGCATCACCCGCGCCATTTCCATCTGCAAAAAAGTGGTAAGCGGCTTCTCCTACAGTTGGAAGAGGGGAAGAGGCCTGGGTGAAGCGCAACAACAACTCGGTCTGCCATCTCATCAGCTGAACACTGAGTCAGCTACTCGTTGGGGCTCAAGGTTGGGGATGATTGAGAGGGTCCTGGAGCAAGAGAGGGCTCTTTCCAAAGTGCTATCTACATACAAGAAATCCCGACCTCTTGTTTTTACCTGGCAAGATGTGGACATCATGGAGTCAGTGAAGAAGGCCCTGAAACCACTTCAGGATTTCACTGATGCCCTGTCTGGAGACACCTGAGGAGGATGAGACGGAGTTGTGCAAGTCCATCAAGGCTCACATTTTGGAGTACCTGAATAGTAAATATTCAGAGCGAAATACCAGTGACCTGTTAGACATTGCCTCCCTACTGGATCCCCGATTCAGGGCGAGTTACATCGCCAAAGAGAAGCTTGAAGGGCTGAAAAGCACAGCAGTCCAAGAAGCAGAGGCTTTGCTCCGTGATCAGGGTGGCACTTCACATGAGCTGCCTGGCCCAGCAGCTGAGCCTCAGCTTGATGAGCCACCAGCCAAGAAGAGGAAAACCCTGTCCAGCTTCTTCAAGAAGACCACACTATCTTGAACCACCATTGACACAACAAGGGAGGCTGTTGAAAATGAGCTCTCCAGCTACCTTACGGCAGCCTGCATTGACAGTGAGGCCAACCCTCTCCAGTGGTGGAAAGACCATGAGGTGGCCTTTCCAGCTCTGAGTTGCATTGTCACCTGTCATAGGGCATCGCTAAACCCTGACACCGTGGACAGGCTTGTTTTCCTAGCCAGAAATCTGGAGTAGGCCAACTGCTGGCCTGGCCCGACCCAGTCATGTGATTTGTTCTTTTGTAATTTGTTCAATGAGATTTGCACAAATTAAAGATACATTGTTGTAAATGTATTCTCTTGCTTTCTGTTATCAGTTTACATGctcttgttttaaaaaataaatacaaattattgAAACTTTTAATGACATTTGCACTTTCCAGAGATGCACTATGCATATTGGTCTGTTTTGGTTATCCAATAacctgttattttttttaagaatggCGTCTAATTTaaacatttgtttacatttcagagatttctgtgtttatgttttaagttacatttaatttaattaaacagCATCATACAACTGTGTACAACGTGCACAGTGAAACTTGTAAAAACTTGTGCATTTGTTGacaaaattattttttattccgaTAAGGCAGTAGGCCAAAGCAATTTTCCCAAAATCATTGCGGACTCCCGCTCCATGTCGCGATTCAATTCTGTGCATAAtattccggaggcgcacacagcttttggccgtgatattatgtatctcaaatacgaggcggaggcgctgtctagtccacggtttattcaaccatcaaactgtattgaATTCCGAACGGTAGGAATAATGGTAAATCCAAACGGTAGGTGGGTATAGTAATAACAGAACTCCACATTAACTTACTTCAAGGTTTCTCACTCCGCGAgacccaaacataaaacataaacaagtaacctagccacgcccccccccccccccccccccccccacgcagtcgttacaattcataatatttcggaggcgcacacagcttttggccgtgatattatttattataatgatctcaaatacgaggcggaggcagtgtctagtagggctgtcactttttattcgaaggtggggtgaaaagttcgaattcgaagtgtaattctccattcgaactgtaaaaatgcgctataaagaagagagcggcgagtggcttttcctcaataaagcggccctcctggatccccgcttctcccggttagtccacctttcccctgcacagaaacatctcgtgactgtaagcctctcacacgagctcattgaaacggagacctacactgatcgcacacgacagggagaaaagtccgctgctgcgctgggcgcgatgggcagcctgtttggggacttatacagcacgggtgacagaagcagctgcagcggtaacggagagctgcgagactacatgtaattttctttccgtaaggaataaaaagagcagcatgccgtgttggaggtcggcctcacagaatgttcgtttatataggctgtgtgtgccatggacgacatgcgctccgcatatcgcgctccgagcagttattgttaatgcgtaaaagacagccgcacttgtgtgtcggagcttcctcttgttgtgtttacaaatgtgttatcaaagatgtgtttttatcctgctgtgctgttatgaattcagtaggtatacgtgatttccacaagaaataaatctttttttttttttttttaatagttctatgggcgggggcgggggtcgaatgtattcgaatgtattcaaattaattatggacattcgaaattcgtttgaatttcatttttggaaaaagtgacagccctagtgtctagtccacggtttattcaaccatcaaactgtatttaaTTCCGAACGGTAGGAATAGTAATGGTAAATCGGCGCGCGGTGCCCAGTGCGCGCGACCCCATCCACAAATAgcgatatttatcttatatcaatattctgcttgaagatatcgagatatgacttttggtccatatcgcccagccccacATTAGACCCTACTCCGAATAAGTGCGGACATAAGACACTCCCCTCAACATATCAAAACGTTGCCCTAGTTGGTCAGAATTACCACGTGGAATTTCCCACGTGAGAAATAACTCCTTTCAAAGAGGTGTGCCCTCTCCCAAATTATGCTTGTACAAACCATGGTTCAAACAACCAGAAGGGCACCTGTGTCCGACTTGACGTTGTGGGAACTTGACGGGTTTCTGACTAGTTCCGGCGGATGTTCTCAAGtctcatgcatgcatgcgcgcaAATGTGGACGATCTGAAACTCGCGTTATATCTGATCAAAGCAAACGGTCATGTTATACAACGTATGTTATATTCAGTAATTTGACAAGCGTATGATCTAAGGTTTATCTTTGTATATCAGATTACAATTCCTAGATTAGAAAACAAAGGGTGATCGTTAATACTTACCTAAAGAGCGGAATTACCATGGGAATAACCGAAAAACGCTGATAGACCGGCTATTGAGTGACgcgcatttaaaagacagcgttgacaggaagtgcgtcattattgcgcatctaggaccTCGATCTGATACCCACACCGGTAAGAAACTAAAACTGTCATTCTAAAGAAAGTTTAAATTATATCggaattctgtttagatattattgaagataaaagtgtgtagatttgtttgaacgaagataaatggtttaaaatgtagtaacgtcttaaacagttgaagtaccagaggacggcacagccgtcctcccattgactcccatgttaaaaaataaataatattgtgGCGAATatcaaaagcagaggcgtgcTATATTCTTTCAGTGACTTTATTGAATCCAAGAGTACACcgtaaccacaacaaagctcaaCGAACACACCTCCCCACCGTCTTTTTAACTCCTCCCCTAACTTCCGCACCGCAAAGCATGAAGGGAACACATCAACCAATAGCAGTCgtataacaacacaacaaacatagCCCCGGCGCTacagtattttaaaagtagaatatcttaaagtataaaatatttaaaaaaaaactgataaACGCGCGATTCCAAGTTATTccgaacattttaaaatttaaATGGAGTCTCTAAGTGAAatattgaggaaggagatagatcccaaagtttgtagagaaagaaagagaaagaataaaacttatgaagaacaacagttgagcgctgcatgcagcactcacctaatcaGCCATTCGAGCTAACCctgtaatgttttatttatgaaaCGCAGAGATGCTTCTGCGCTATACTGCCCTCTTGACCAGGTCACCCTGGCAAAAGAGATGTCAAATCTCAATGTGTTCTACCTAGTTCAAtacaaaaggggggggggggggcagtcatGAACTGACACATTATTAAACTCTTAGCCTTATAATTCTAGGCACTGTACTATGTTGATACGAAACGTTGTGGTATTGTCATTCATTGTCCAGATATGGCTGACGACCCCCAGAGAAATTTTCGCTCTGCGTATTACGAAAAGGTGGGGTTTCGAGGAGTGGAAGAAAAGAAATCCTTGGAGATTCTGCTGAAAGACAACCCTTTAGGTACACATCAGATCTTTACCACAAACATTATGAATACAATATCTCCTGAAGCAGGCTTTTATCATACAGTGAAATTGATTTGTGCTAACTGTTTTATAGCGTTCTTAATCGTCAAACTTTCTATGTACCCATTTTATTTAATAGTATACTTCTTCTTACAGATGTTGAGAAACTGAGCACTTTCAGCCAAAGGTTTCCCCTCCCATCAATGTACAGGATCCatgtgtggaaagttttgctggGTAATAAATTAACCCTCATTGTCTGTCTCAGACACTCATGTGCACTCAAAGAAATACACACTCATTGTCTGTCAACGAGACTCTGTGCACTCATGTAACACCATTGTGTACAATGcacaatggccctcatttatcaaacgaacgtagaaatgagcacaaatctgaacgcatgattcatcttacgataggacccacgtgagatttacgaaaccttcgtatcacaccaatcccagcgtacaaAGGATCTTGGtattgataaatacggcggctgagatcgatcgtaattaacgtaacacgcccatataaaagcacgtcttcagaagtctcgcccctaacttttacgacatggagaaacgtccaacggtaaaatagaggaatttttccgagacccaaatggagacgctcgggtcactggtggatgcaaaccgtctggttttatttggtagcctaaaagctggcattaaaggccagcaaaagaatgctatatggaaggaaataactgttgcagtgaatagtgtttccaatgttcgtcgggctacggaagaggtttgttaattaaataataaattaaatgtaggctacaacttctgttatccagcttaaaacatttcacatatatgctattgtttgcattccgttaaagttatttaattccgaataaggtgaagaaaaaatggtaccaaaaaacgtgttgcggctgtgaagccggccaagcaagaaacgggaggaggccggtgcagtgcgactgcagcgtaactcaccgagatgacactgaccatgtagtgcgccctgatgtagacgatgcccaatgttgctattttggaaaataaaagaatcgtgcgtgcccccaggccatcgggctaccatgttcaggattgacattctggcatcgcaaataatcggaacattaactgaatggtagcttttgcggttgatgtacgcgtaatcattaatagatggttcatacgcacatgggtacaatcaaccgcaccaatcacattttgaaacctagcaatagcataaaaatcctgtttgattccagtttgctgatcgttattatatgggaatttaatataacgttcggagagggacattatagctgccaaaactgctggcatggttcggctaatacttggctgggaaatagcagacacctgtccccgatctcccgctgcaagatcccggtggccaaaaatcccaaggtagagcaaacctgcacaggtattgcgtttgatcgcctagtttctcgccttaactgtggctccaaagcattgcatagctccatcaggagatgccttgggagacgaaaacgactcaagagccattcatcgccctccttaaaaaaaaCGGCGCGGTCTCTCttctgtgcgttgaggtccttaacagagccagatctgccatcgctgagacacgaccacctatttggcaaagctcctgttaatagacagctgaataaacatttcacctgtcacattctaattattttcatagcaatactgtttttaattaggcctgacttgattgtaattgtttgaacggctgggctaattccaatttatttagtaattgaACATGGgttacttgtgctgcactattcatcattgaaatacccgtatgttgcgccaaaaaaacttgcgtacacgagctcagacctgacgtgagatttcatcgcagcctgcgctcacgttcaaattgataaatgccaagctcaacgttgaaatgagcgtacgtccattttacgcacgttttctgtcgtacgctcgtttgataaatgagggccattgtgTGCATTATTACGTCCTCCTAGCTAACTAAATATTTTAATGCTGACAACCTAGTAAGATTAATTGCATTTGAATATGTTTAATCTGTAGGTATACTGCCACCGCACAGTGACTCGCATGCTCTGGTGGGAGGATACAGAAGGGAGCAGTATGAGAACATTCTCGAGGCCTTGGAGGCAATGAGGTTCATCAATTCATCCACTCCGAACACAGAGGTCTACCTGCGCATGTTTCAGCTGGAGGGCCAAGTTCTGCCGCGACGGTCCGAAATCCCTCCAATGGTAGGATAATAGAGAATTGAACGCACAGTTCAGATTAATATCATATATCAAGGCATCTGATAATATGATCAAAATCATCTACATTGAATTAAAAGATCAGTATATGCTCCCTGCCATCCATGGTTGATTAATTTGTGGACAGTATGATGCAAATTTAACTTTAAATTGTTATGGTATTTTTTAGACCAGTTACTGGATTTGCAATGTCAAGGGCATTGAGGCCAGAGACCGAATTTAACATGAATTTATTATTTCCGTGACACACTTCTATTGCTCCCAACCCCTTGGATGTCAAATATTATAAAGCTGCAGCCATGGGAACATATGCAGTATTCTAATAAATATAGTTGAAAGCATTATTTGAAATATTAAttcatttttatgtatttatatctaAGTCTTTTTAAAAAGCATAATAGTTTACAAAAAAGGTTCCATGTGTATTGTAAGCACACACATTCTTGTTGAAATAACAATGAAAACATGAAATATGTCAATATAGCCGATACATTGATAAACAACTTTTAGAAGAGCCCAAGTAGTGATTGTCTTCAGAAATACACATAAAACATTGTAGAATTCAACCTATCAAAACATCAACCATCCTGCAGGCCAGGCAATTAGACAAAAATCTCAAAACAAATAATTGTATTACATGCTTTCTAATAATATACTTTGTGATATTTGAACAAATCTGTTTCAgggggaggaagatgaggactTCCTGTCTATTAGCAGAGCCATGGAGGAGATTGTTGTAAATCCTATGGATTGCTATTGGCTAATAAAGTGTTTTCACAATCAGTTCAACACCAAATTTGGAGATTCGTTACCCCATCTTGTAAGTTCTAAATGCCGCTCTACGTAAGACTGCCAAGTCATGTTGGATATTGGCTCATACCGTTAAGTGTGTATTTTCGAAAAGTACATTGACTTCATTAAAGATATGAAGAAATAGGTAAATCGGCTGCTTTAAAAGTGACTGCAGTGTTATGATGACCTCAGCTGTCTTGCTAGCATAACTGCCTTGATTCTCATGCATGAGTACTGCTGTACAGCCCAAGAGTCTGCAGCACTACctgaaccaggaggaaccccGGCTCCTGAATCATCTGAAAATCATGGGCGCCTTGGCCCAGCTGCCCTATAACCCCTGGTTCAACCGCTGCTTTGCTGGCACCTTGCCAGAGTCTAGCCTGCAAAGGTATGTTTGCCTTTGGGCACTTATTCAATATCGTCATGTCTTTGAAGGGTATTCTttagggctgggtattgccaggtacctcacaatt
Coding sequences within:
- the tbc1d7 gene encoding TBC1 domain family member 7; the encoded protein is MADDPQRNFRSAYYEKVGFRGVEEKKSLEILLKDNPLDVEKLSTFSQRFPLPSMYRIHVWKVLLGILPPHSDSHALVGGYRREQYENILEALEAMRFINSSTPNTEVYLRMFQLEGQVLPRRSEIPPMGEEDEDFLSISRAMEEIVVNPMDCYWLIKCFHNQFNTKFGDSLPHLPKSLQHYLNQEEPRLLNHLKIMGALAQLPYNPWFNRCFAGTLPESSLQRVWDKVISGSCKILVFVGLEILLSYKIILMGMNRPEVVVKFLGNIPQENTDAIVTKAIDLWHKYCGTPMHSV